One Campylobacter concisus DNA segment encodes these proteins:
- a CDS encoding NADH-quinone oxidoreductase subunit M, producing the protein MLSVIIFFPAISAILGFLIENKSIKFYGASIALIELLLAIFICVNVDFQGYDFVLTHQVSLIPSLNISYFVGIDTISLVLIVLSAFMSFISIAALSDDGNLKHLVISVLFLESTMMGVFSALDMILFYSFWELSLIPLLYIIGAFGSKNRIYAAIKFFIYTFLGSVFMLVAIIFIGYLCYQKSGVFSFNLLDWYKLGIGQNAQIWLFLAFFFAFGVKTPLFPFHTWLPYAHGQAPTIGSVLLASVLLKMGTYGFVRFSLPLFPDASLLLSGFVCAIAIIMIIYAALVAYAQSDMKQVIAYSSISHMGVIMLGIFSLNLIGLDGSIFLMISHGIVSGALFLLVGVIYERAHTKEICEFGGLAKIMPKYALIFFIATLASIGLPLTIGFVGEFLSLIGVFKLNKLFALLGGFSIIVGAVYMLVLYKRVFFGECKEKNLSLKDLNFKELAALVPLCLLIIILGIAPNLILKPLEPSVQNIISKMQTRAVNNGTKDKISSLNGGSKL; encoded by the coding sequence ATGCTAAGTGTCATCATATTTTTCCCAGCAATAAGCGCAATACTTGGTTTTTTGATAGAAAATAAAAGCATCAAATTTTATGGAGCAAGCATCGCTTTAATCGAGCTTTTGCTAGCCATTTTTATCTGCGTAAATGTCGATTTTCAGGGTTATGACTTTGTTTTAACGCATCAAGTCTCACTCATACCAAGCCTAAATATCAGCTACTTTGTCGGCATTGACACCATCTCACTTGTGCTTATAGTCCTTAGCGCATTTATGAGCTTCATCTCTATCGCCGCACTTAGTGACGATGGAAATTTAAAACACCTGGTTATTAGCGTGCTATTTTTAGAGAGCACGATGATGGGCGTCTTTAGCGCGCTTGATATGATCTTGTTTTACAGCTTTTGGGAGCTTAGTCTCATACCGCTACTTTACATCATCGGCGCATTTGGCAGTAAAAATAGAATTTACGCTGCGATTAAATTTTTTATCTACACATTTTTAGGCTCTGTCTTTATGCTAGTGGCGATCATATTTATCGGCTATCTGTGCTACCAAAAAAGCGGCGTATTTAGCTTTAACCTGCTTGATTGGTACAAGCTTGGTATCGGGCAAAATGCTCAAATTTGGCTATTTTTAGCATTTTTCTTCGCTTTTGGCGTGAAAACTCCGTTATTTCCGTTTCACACGTGGCTACCTTACGCACACGGACAGGCTCCAACGATCGGCTCAGTGCTGCTTGCTAGCGTGCTTTTAAAGATGGGCACTTACGGCTTTGTGAGATTTTCACTACCACTTTTTCCAGATGCGAGCCTACTTTTAAGCGGCTTTGTCTGTGCCATAGCCATCATCATGATCATCTACGCAGCCCTTGTTGCCTACGCGCAAAGCGACATGAAGCAAGTGATCGCTTATAGCTCCATTTCACACATGGGTGTCATCATGCTTGGTATCTTTTCACTAAATTTAATAGGCCTTGACGGCTCAATATTTTTAATGATAAGCCACGGTATCGTAAGCGGCGCTTTGTTCTTGCTAGTTGGCGTCATCTACGAGAGGGCTCATACTAAAGAAATTTGCGAATTTGGCGGTCTTGCCAAGATAATGCCAAAATACGCACTCATATTTTTTATAGCGACCCTTGCAAGTATCGGTTTGCCGCTAACCATTGGCTTTGTGGGTGAGTTTTTGAGCCTAATTGGCGTCTTTAAGCTAAACAAGCTCTTTGCGCTACTTGGTGGCTTTAGTATAATCGTGGGCGCAGTTTATATGCTGGTGCTTTATAAAAGGGTCTTTTTTGGCGAGTGCAAAGAGAAAAATTTAAGCCTAAAAGATCTAAATTTTAAAGAGTTAGCCGCTCTTGTGCCACTTTGTTTGCTCATAATCATTCTTGGTATCGCACCAAATTTGATACTAAAACCACTTGAGCCAAGTGTGCAAAATATCATAAGTAAAATGCAAACTAGAGCTGTAAATAACGGCACAAAGGATAAAATTTCATCTTTAAATGGCGGGAGCAAACTATGA
- the nuoK gene encoding NADH-quinone oxidoreductase subunit NuoK, with protein sequence MIGLTHYLILASLVFVIGLVGIMRRRNLIMLFFSSEILLNSANIALAAISKYYFDLTGQIIAFFIVAIAASEVAVGLGLLVLWYKKTGSISLDSMTNMKG encoded by the coding sequence ATGATAGGCCTTACTCACTACCTCATCCTAGCAAGCCTAGTCTTTGTCATAGGGCTAGTTGGCATAATGAGAAGAAGAAATTTGATAATGCTATTTTTCTCAAGCGAAATTTTACTAAACTCAGCAAACATCGCGCTTGCAGCTATCTCGAAATACTACTTTGACCTAACTGGGCAGATCATCGCATTTTTTATAGTAGCCATCGCTGCTAGCGAGGTCGCTGTGGGGCTTGGACTGCTCGTGCTTTGGTATAAAAAGACTGGTAGCATCAGTTTAGATTCGATGACAAATATGAAAGGCTAA
- the nuoI gene encoding NADH-quinone oxidoreductase subunit NuoI, with protein MSEKRYILIDEKIEPKGAFDKFKHFIAATFKLDLLVGLKITLKQMLFSKSHTLKYPMQKMQLNARYRGIHRLLKFVESENERCIGCGLCEKICVSNCISMKTSLGEDGRKKVASYTINLSRCVYCGFCADVCPELAIVCGQEYEVASENKILFGTKAEFLTDDKFLKDQTEFEGYGALPKNADSLVKKTPNALTNEDKAETMDINLKGSSDV; from the coding sequence ATGAGCGAGAAAAGATATATTTTGATAGACGAAAAGATAGAGCCAAAAGGGGCATTTGATAAATTTAAGCACTTCATCGCCGCTACTTTTAAGCTTGATCTTTTGGTGGGGCTAAAGATCACGCTAAAACAGATGCTATTTAGCAAGTCGCACACTCTAAAATACCCTATGCAAAAGATGCAGCTAAACGCCAGATATAGGGGAATTCATAGGCTTTTAAAATTTGTTGAAAGCGAAAATGAGCGCTGCATAGGCTGTGGATTATGCGAGAAAATTTGCGTTAGCAACTGCATCTCGATGAAGACTTCTCTTGGTGAAGATGGCCGCAAAAAGGTCGCAAGCTACACGATAAATTTAAGCAGGTGTGTTTATTGCGGATTTTGCGCTGATGTCTGCCCTGAGCTTGCTATCGTCTGCGGGCAAGAGTACGAGGTCGCAAGTGAAAACAAAATCCTCTTTGGCACAAAGGCTGAGTTTTTAACAGATGATAAATTTTTAAAAGATCAAACCGAGTTTGAGGGCTATGGCGCACTACCTAAAAATGCTGATAGCTTGGTGAAAAAGACGCCAAATGCGCTTACAAATGAAGATAAGGCAGAAACAATGGATATAAATTTAAAAGGGTCAAGCGATGTATGA
- the nuoN gene encoding NADH-quinone oxidoreductase subunit NuoN, whose amino-acid sequence MNEIAFLDLNEISLQSLSPMLSMMVFALFILIVGAIKKDLSRNFYCVFCIIAIFVNLGITLDFNGLSLSFWDMLLVDGISIISQIIILIASALFIPLALSTKEYFEYKIYEYYALFLFMIAGFLFMVSSNNLLIIFLGLEISSLCLYTLIALHNKAKSVEAAIKYFAMGSLSAGFFAMAIAMFYLATNSIDIARIGVVIKDLSLNQNLIILLGCVFIASAIGFKLSLIPFHTWIPDVYEGSNAPLAGYMSIVPKVAGFIVALRIFAMLEGSGISWIKDMLYIIAVLTMSLANIMALVQKDVKRMLAFSSIAHAGVVLCALVANSHEANVALFFYWIMFLFANLGAFSMLWVARCDDVVCWDKRFKHPYEKFSGLIKILPSYAVIMGIFMIALAGIPPFSVFWGKMVLISSLIKSDYIVLSLIIMINSAIAIYYYLKLIVFMFLKEPIVKDKNIYISNVSMALKVIVGVAVAGTVFAFLFSGAILEFIEHFVFASGF is encoded by the coding sequence ATGAACGAAATAGCCTTTTTAGACCTAAACGAGATCTCGCTACAATCGCTCTCGCCGATGCTAAGCATGATGGTTTTTGCACTTTTTATCCTCATAGTTGGAGCGATAAAAAAGGATCTTTCGAGGAATTTCTACTGCGTATTTTGTATCATCGCTATATTTGTAAATTTAGGCATTACGCTTGATTTTAACGGGCTTAGCCTAAGCTTTTGGGACATGCTCTTAGTAGATGGAATTTCTATCATCTCGCAGATCATTATCCTAATCGCCTCAGCACTTTTCATCCCGCTGGCACTTAGCACAAAAGAGTATTTTGAGTATAAAATTTACGAGTATTACGCGCTATTTTTGTTTATGATCGCTGGATTTTTATTTATGGTGAGCTCAAACAACCTACTCATCATCTTTTTAGGCCTTGAGATCAGCTCGCTTTGCCTCTACACCCTAATCGCCCTTCACAACAAGGCAAAAAGCGTCGAGGCTGCTATCAAATACTTCGCGATGGGTTCGCTCTCAGCTGGCTTTTTTGCGATGGCGATAGCGATGTTTTATCTGGCAACAAACTCAATAGACATCGCTCGCATAGGCGTTGTCATAAAAGATCTTAGCCTAAATCAAAACTTAATCATCTTGCTCGGCTGCGTTTTCATCGCTTCAGCCATTGGCTTTAAGCTCTCGCTCATACCATTTCACACATGGATACCAGACGTTTATGAGGGTTCAAATGCCCCGCTAGCTGGCTATATGTCTATCGTGCCAAAGGTGGCTGGATTTATCGTCGCGTTAAGAATTTTTGCAATGCTTGAGGGCTCTGGAATTTCATGGATAAAAGATATGCTCTACATCATCGCCGTGCTTACGATGAGCCTTGCAAACATCATGGCTCTAGTGCAAAAAGACGTCAAAAGGATGCTCGCTTTTAGCTCGATAGCTCACGCTGGTGTCGTGCTTTGCGCGCTTGTGGCAAATTCTCACGAGGCAAATGTCGCCTTGTTTTTCTACTGGATCATGTTTTTGTTTGCAAATTTGGGTGCATTTTCTATGCTCTGGGTCGCAAGGTGCGACGACGTCGTCTGTTGGGACAAGCGCTTTAAACACCCGTATGAGAAATTTTCAGGGCTTATTAAAATTTTGCCAAGTTACGCTGTGATAATGGGAATTTTCATGATCGCACTTGCTGGCATACCGCCTTTTAGCGTATTTTGGGGCAAGATGGTGCTTATCTCATCGCTTATAAAGTCTGATTATATCGTGCTTAGCCTCATCATCATGATAAACTCGGCGATTGCTATTTATTACTACCTAAAACTCATCGTCTTTATGTTTTTAAAAGAGCCTATCGTAAAAGATAAAAATATCTACATCTCAAACGTCTCGATGGCGCTAAAGGTGATCGTTGGAGTTGCCGTTGCTGGCACGGTCTTTGCCTTTTTGTTTTCTGGGGCGATTTTGGAATTTATCGAGCATTTTGTCTTTGCTTCAGGATTTTAG
- a CDS encoding NADH-quinone oxidoreductase subunit G, with amino-acid sequence MKITINDQILEANEGESILNIARANGIYIPALCYLSGCSPTLACRLCMVEANGKVVYSCNAKAKEDMQIYTNTPEIAAERNAIMQTYCVNHPLQCGVCDKSGECELQNLTAHLRINEQSFAIEDTHKPHKKWGLINYDPALCVVCERCVTVCKDKIGESALKTVPRGVEVPKELKESMPKDAYAVFSKMQKSLIGPSAGENLDCSFCGECISVCPVGALVSSNFQYSSNVWELSRVPAANPHQSDCELIFYDIKEKSTSDRSKQIYRVSNDFHFGEISGAARFGYDFHNEKARKNEVKFNELVLNFKNGNIKNIKFNSFITNEEALILERLREKFDLNLLNDEAFKFQNFLNIFSEFSGLSSYNADYESLKNSDFIISAGSFLRHESPVTSYKLNNALKMNKAAGIYFHHIADEVVKKFSKNFACVSYEAGKLEQILLFVLKNWGVNLPAVLQARVEKFDENFGLEVATLSEGKAKFTLILGSDFYAHENANLLAALAGVIARTTPFHVMLIPPRTNSLGVAKICTLSREKKPGKTLGYNEMGEFKFSIFEGDLDAGALNQQEGTLTSINNEVVPTNAALTHGGYFLNDIANALGLVAKNTIDYTAQLPKEKGYRGVKFDDLENFYANDGTSHRGYRLEISNFTPKEDIEPLFKEKNELNLKDDEALISLANPINLPSFFANYASGTAKRAKLYASSEFMAKFEISQNEAIILEKNGQKLAICVELDSELGGVAAYLGDYDDKLDVGAIFEGKSFASVKIIKAENE; translated from the coding sequence TGAAAATCACCATAAACGATCAAATTTTAGAGGCAAACGAGGGCGAGAGCATCCTAAATATCGCAAGGGCAAATGGCATCTACATCCCTGCGCTTTGCTACCTTAGCGGCTGTTCGCCAACGCTTGCTTGCAGGCTTTGCATGGTCGAAGCAAACGGCAAAGTGGTCTATAGCTGCAATGCCAAAGCCAAAGAGGATATGCAAATTTACACAAATACGCCAGAGATCGCTGCTGAGCGAAATGCGATCATGCAGACCTACTGCGTCAATCACCCCCTTCAATGCGGTGTTTGTGATAAAAGCGGCGAGTGTGAATTGCAAAATTTAACGGCGCATCTGCGTATAAATGAGCAAAGTTTTGCCATAGAGGACACGCATAAACCGCACAAAAAATGGGGGCTCATAAACTACGACCCAGCCCTTTGCGTGGTTTGCGAGAGGTGCGTGACGGTTTGCAAAGATAAGATCGGCGAGAGCGCGCTAAAAACGGTGCCAAGGGGCGTTGAAGTGCCAAAAGAGCTAAAAGAGAGCATGCCTAAAGATGCCTATGCCGTCTTTAGCAAGATGCAAAAGAGCCTAATTGGCCCAAGTGCGGGCGAAAATTTGGACTGCTCATTTTGTGGCGAGTGCATCAGCGTCTGCCCTGTTGGAGCGCTTGTTAGCTCAAATTTTCAGTATAGCTCAAATGTCTGGGAGCTAAGCCGCGTCCCAGCGGCAAATCCGCACCAAAGCGACTGCGAGCTCATTTTTTATGACATAAAAGAAAAAAGCACTAGCGATAGAAGCAAGCAAATTTACCGCGTTAGCAACGATTTTCACTTTGGCGAGATAAGTGGTGCAGCAAGGTTTGGCTACGACTTTCACAACGAAAAAGCGCGTAAAAATGAGGTGAAATTTAATGAGCTAGTCTTAAATTTTAAAAACGGCAACATAAAAAATATAAAATTTAATAGCTTCATAACAAACGAAGAGGCACTTATTTTGGAGCGCTTGAGAGAGAAATTTGATCTAAATTTACTAAACGATGAGGCTTTTAAATTTCAAAATTTCTTAAATATTTTTAGCGAATTTAGCGGCCTTAGCTCGTATAACGCAGACTATGAGAGCCTAAAAAATAGCGACTTTATCATCTCTGCTGGTAGCTTCTTGCGCCATGAGAGCCCAGTAACTAGCTATAAGCTAAACAATGCCCTTAAGATGAATAAAGCGGCTGGAATTTACTTTCATCACATCGCTGATGAGGTTGTGAAGAAATTTTCAAAGAATTTCGCCTGTGTGAGTTATGAGGCTGGCAAATTGGAGCAAATTTTACTCTTTGTGCTTAAAAACTGGGGCGTAAATTTACCAGCAGTACTTCAGGCAAGAGTTGAAAAATTTGATGAAAACTTTGGCTTAGAAGTAGCCACTTTGAGCGAGGGCAAGGCTAAATTTACGCTCATTTTGGGTAGTGACTTTTACGCTCATGAAAATGCAAATTTACTTGCAGCCCTTGCTGGAGTGATCGCAAGAACTACACCCTTTCATGTGATGCTCATACCACCTAGAACTAACTCGCTTGGCGTGGCTAAAATTTGCACGCTTTCACGCGAGAAAAAGCCCGGCAAGACGCTAGGATATAACGAAATGGGCGAGTTTAAATTTAGCATTTTTGAGGGTGATCTTGACGCTGGTGCGCTAAATCAGCAAGAGGGCACACTTACAAGCATAAATAACGAAGTGGTGCCGACAAATGCGGCTTTGACACATGGTGGCTACTTCTTAAACGACATCGCAAACGCACTTGGGCTGGTGGCTAAAAACACGATTGATTACACAGCGCAGCTACCAAAAGAGAAGGGCTACAGGGGCGTTAAATTTGATGATTTAGAAAATTTTTACGCAAACGACGGCACAAGTCACAGAGGCTACAGGCTTGAAATCTCAAATTTCACGCCAAAAGAGGACATAGAGCCACTTTTTAAAGAGAAAAATGAGCTAAATTTAAAAGATGACGAAGCGCTAATAAGCCTTGCAAATCCTATAAATTTGCCATCGTTTTTTGCAAACTATGCCAGCGGGACTGCTAAACGCGCGAAACTTTACGCAAGTAGCGAGTTTATGGCTAAATTTGAAATTTCACAAAACGAAGCGATCATTTTAGAAAAAAATGGGCAAAAGCTTGCCATTTGCGTGGAGCTTGATAGTGAGCTAGGAGGCGTGGCAGCCTATCTTGGCGACTACGATGATAAGCTTGATGTAGGCGCCATTTTTGAGGGCAAGAGTTTTGCTAGCGTAAAAATAATAAAGGCAGAGAATGAGTGA
- a CDS encoding NADH-quinone oxidoreductase subunit J, whose protein sequence is MYESFAFYLFSALILVSFSFSVLCKNALNAVSALAAGMAFISAIFFLLGAEFLGVVQIIVYTGAVVVLYAFAMMFFDTSKECEPKSGNKKAKIIIYLLSSFIALLLIFIFLAPIYGAKQEVVNSTLASLGNIEAVGILLFSKYLLAFEMCAIMLLVAMVAGIILIHKDMNAQSSLEEML, encoded by the coding sequence ATGTATGAGAGCTTTGCATTTTATCTTTTTAGCGCCCTTATATTAGTTAGTTTTTCTTTTAGCGTGCTTTGCAAAAACGCTCTAAATGCGGTCTCTGCGCTAGCTGCTGGCATGGCTTTTATTTCGGCTATATTTTTCTTGCTTGGGGCTGAGTTTTTAGGCGTGGTGCAGATCATAGTCTATACAGGCGCGGTGGTCGTTTTATACGCATTTGCGATGATGTTTTTTGACACCAGTAAGGAGTGCGAGCCAAAAAGTGGTAATAAAAAAGCAAAGATCATCATCTATCTTCTAAGTAGCTTCATAGCGCTTCTTTTGATATTTATCTTTTTAGCGCCGATCTATGGCGCAAAGCAAGAGGTGGTAAATTCTACCCTCGCTAGCCTTGGCAACATTGAAGCGGTTGGAATTTTGCTCTTTAGCAAGTATCTGCTAGCCTTTGAGATGTGCGCCATCATGCTGCTTGTGGCGATGGTAGCTGGCATCATCTTGATACATAAAGATATGAACGCGCAAAGCAGCCTTGAGGAGATGCTATGA
- the nuoH gene encoding NADH-quinone oxidoreductase subunit NuoH has protein sequence MSEMLFFVITTIVKAVVILAVMASLAGLATYAERKVLAYMQRRVGPDMVGPAGVLQIVADMIKLFTKEDIVPANANKFIFLIAPLISAIAAFAALAPVPFLPEFEVFGHTIRPILADINVGILYIAGVAAVCVFSPLAAGLASYNKFALISAARAVVALLSFEVVAGMALLSVVMVTSSLSLVDINNYQKGIFNWLIFKQPLAFVLFVMASFVECNRTPFCLTENETEIVAGYGTEYSGMRWAMFFIGEYTNMIAASIIITLLFLGGFNEFLFIPGALMIILKSSLVFFFFLWTRASWPHLRVDQLSMLCWKILLPLGILNVVITGFALLI, from the coding sequence ATGAGTGAAATGCTATTTTTTGTGATAACAACTATTGTTAAAGCAGTCGTCATCTTGGCCGTCATGGCTAGCCTCGCAGGGCTTGCGACCTACGCTGAAAGAAAGGTGCTTGCATACATGCAGCGCCGCGTGGGACCTGATATGGTGGGGCCTGCTGGCGTGCTGCAGATCGTGGCTGACATGATAAAGCTCTTTACAAAAGAGGATATCGTGCCTGCAAATGCAAATAAATTTATCTTTCTAATAGCGCCTTTAATCTCTGCTATCGCAGCATTTGCAGCGCTTGCGCCTGTGCCATTTTTGCCTGAGTTTGAGGTTTTTGGGCATACGATTAGACCGATACTTGCAGATATAAACGTGGGCATTTTATATATCGCTGGCGTGGCAGCAGTTTGCGTCTTTTCGCCACTTGCAGCAGGTCTTGCAAGCTACAATAAATTTGCACTAATCAGCGCTGCTCGCGCAGTCGTGGCGCTTCTTAGCTTCGAAGTGGTCGCTGGCATGGCACTTTTAAGCGTTGTCATGGTGACTAGCTCGCTCTCGCTAGTTGATATAAACAACTATCAAAAAGGCATATTTAACTGGCTCATCTTCAAGCAGCCACTTGCCTTTGTGCTTTTTGTAATGGCAAGCTTTGTGGAGTGCAACAGAACGCCGTTTTGCCTAACAGAAAACGAGACCGAGATCGTAGCAGGCTACGGCACCGAGTATAGCGGCATGAGATGGGCGATGTTTTTTATCGGCGAATACACCAACATGATCGCAGCAAGCATCATCATCACGCTTCTATTTTTAGGCGGTTTTAACGAGTTTTTATTTATCCCTGGTGCTTTGATGATCATCTTAAAATCAAGCCTAGTCTTTTTCTTTTTCCTTTGGACGAGGGCGTCGTGGCCACATCTAAGGGTCGATCAGCTTAGTATGCTTTGCTGGAAAATTTTACTTCCGCTTGGCATCTTAAATGTCGTAATCACCGGCTTTGCACTACTTATCTAA
- the nuoL gene encoding NADH-quinone oxidoreductase subunit L has translation MILFCISLFFPLLSFIIAGIFSHSSKNLFIGLFCSLLMIASATASLMLTASLSVDEPLNLTLKEFINFGSLDLSFSFYLDAISLVMLSTVGVVASIVHIYSIGYMRDDASFNRFFSYLGLFVFCMNVLVSSDNFIGLFIGWEGVGLCSWLLIGFWYKRPSANIAANEAFVMNRVADLAMLVGIFYIFYSFGSLKFSEVFNARSDLSGLNLGIIATLLFIGAMGKSAQFPFHTWLANAMEGPTPVSALIHAATMVTAGVYLVIRANFIFANVPEISHFIACLGAFVAIFAASIALVHNDLKKIVAYSTLSQLGYMFVAAGLGAYKIALFHLVTHAFFKSLLFLCAGNVMHAMNDELNIKKMGGLYKFMKPTALLSIIASCALAGFYPFAGFFSKDKILEVAFSENQILWAVLLFGAVLTAFYSFRLVMLVFFARPKSEEHAHEAKNYMLVGMSLLGVLSVISGFFWSNFSEFLSNSLGDFKLNLSHSSEIFLLVLTLALVLASAGFAVFAYKKEIFKESICESKIYKILQNAYFIPKFYEKFFINGYAFISKICKKFDEMIVDRSVDFVALLVTKFAYLANKMQSGDLSVMLRFMVAGFALLLSFIFLLNGAK, from the coding sequence ATGATTTTATTTTGTATTTCGCTATTTTTCCCGCTTCTTAGCTTCATCATAGCTGGCATCTTTTCGCATAGCAGTAAGAATTTATTTATCGGTCTTTTTTGCTCGCTTCTCATGATCGCTAGCGCCACAGCTTCGCTTATGCTAACGGCTAGCCTTAGCGTAGATGAGCCTTTAAATTTAACCCTAAAAGAGTTTATAAATTTTGGCTCGCTTGATCTTAGCTTTAGCTTCTACCTTGACGCGATTAGCCTTGTGATGCTTAGCACCGTGGGCGTAGTCGCTAGCATCGTGCATATCTACTCCATTGGCTACATGAGAGATGACGCGAGTTTTAACCGCTTTTTTAGCTACCTTGGGCTCTTTGTCTTTTGCATGAATGTCCTTGTATCAAGCGATAACTTCATAGGGCTATTTATCGGCTGGGAGGGCGTTGGGCTTTGCTCGTGGTTGCTCATTGGTTTTTGGTATAAAAGGCCTAGCGCAAACATCGCTGCAAACGAAGCCTTTGTGATGAACAGAGTGGCTGACCTAGCCATGCTTGTTGGCATTTTTTATATATTTTATAGCTTTGGCTCGCTTAAATTTAGCGAGGTTTTTAACGCTAGAAGCGACCTTTCTGGGCTAAATTTAGGCATCATCGCCACACTTCTTTTTATAGGCGCTATGGGTAAAAGCGCGCAGTTTCCATTTCATACTTGGCTTGCAAACGCCATGGAGGGCCCAACGCCGGTTTCTGCCCTCATCCACGCTGCGACCATGGTAACAGCTGGCGTCTATCTAGTCATACGTGCAAATTTCATCTTTGCAAACGTGCCTGAAATATCGCACTTTATAGCCTGCCTTGGCGCATTTGTAGCGATATTTGCCGCTAGCATCGCGCTAGTGCATAACGACCTTAAAAAGATAGTCGCCTACTCGACGCTTTCGCAGCTTGGATATATGTTTGTAGCCGCTGGTCTTGGCGCTTACAAGATCGCACTTTTTCACCTTGTCACGCACGCATTTTTCAAGTCTTTGCTCTTTTTGTGCGCTGGCAACGTTATGCACGCGATGAATGACGAGCTAAATATCAAAAAAATGGGCGGACTTTATAAATTTATGAAGCCAACTGCACTTCTTTCTATCATCGCAAGCTGCGCGCTGGCTGGCTTTTATCCATTTGCTGGCTTTTTTTCTAAAGATAAAATTTTAGAGGTCGCCTTTAGTGAAAATCAAATTTTGTGGGCCGTCTTGCTATTTGGTGCGGTGCTTACGGCATTTTATAGCTTTAGGCTTGTCATGCTAGTCTTTTTTGCAAGGCCAAAGAGCGAGGAGCACGCACATGAAGCCAAAAACTACATGCTTGTTGGCATGAGCTTGCTTGGCGTTCTCTCAGTCATCAGCGGCTTTTTTTGGAGCAACTTTAGTGAGTTTTTAAGTAACAGCCTTGGGGATTTTAAGCTAAATTTATCTCACAGTAGTGAAATTTTCTTACTCGTTTTAACGCTTGCTTTAGTGCTTGCAAGTGCTGGCTTTGCTGTGTTTGCTTATAAAAAAGAAATTTTTAAAGAGAGCATTTGCGAGAGTAAAATTTACAAAATTTTGCAAAATGCCTACTTTATACCAAAATTTTATGAGAAATTTTTTATAAATGGCTACGCTTTTATCTCTAAAATTTGTAAGAAATTTGATGAGATGATAGTCGATCGTAGTGTTGATTTTGTCGCACTTTTGGTTACTAAATTTGCGTATCTTGCAAACAAAATGCAAAGTGGCGATCTAAGCGTCATGCTTAGATTTATGGTCGCAGGATTTGCCTTGCTTTTAAGCTTTATATTTTTATTAAACGGAGCCAAATAA